A genome region from Flavobacterium sp. includes the following:
- a CDS encoding DUF4136 domain-containing protein, with protein MNIKRTNLRILPILVLGLIYSCSPTVKVTTDYDHSANFSEYKTFAVYDLKAQEGQVNQLNVDRVTKAIRAEMIAKGFTESSNPDLKVNAVSILKNKTQVTADSNFYGYGGMYRPYGYWGGGAMMGGANTTFNTYDYVDGSLIIDIVSIKTQKLVWQGIGNAQIDSKPDNPEEFINSSIKKILEGFPPGAVKK; from the coding sequence ATGAATATTAAAAGAACAAATCTTCGCATACTCCCAATATTAGTTTTGGGTTTAATTTACAGCTGTTCTCCAACAGTAAAAGTAACAACAGATTATGATCATTCTGCCAATTTTAGTGAATATAAAACCTTTGCCGTTTACGATTTAAAAGCACAGGAAGGTCAGGTAAATCAATTAAATGTAGATCGTGTTACAAAAGCAATTCGTGCAGAAATGATCGCAAAAGGATTTACAGAAAGCTCTAATCCGGATTTAAAAGTAAACGCAGTTTCTATATTAAAAAATAAAACTCAAGTTACGGCCGATTCTAATTTTTATGGTTATGGCGGAATGTATCGCCCTTACGGATATTGGGGCGGCGGTGCCATGATGGGCGGAGCCAATACGACATTTAATACGTATGATTATGTCGATGGCTCATTAATTATTGATATCGTTTCTATAAAAACACAAAAGTTAGTCTGGCAGGGAATTGGAAATGCCCAAATCGACAGCAAACCAGACAATCCTGAGGAATTTATAAATAGTTCTATCAAAAAAATCTTAGAAGGATTTCCTCCGGGAGCAGTTAAAAAATAA
- a CDS encoding helix-turn-helix domain-containing protein: MIDIVLSLFFFIATIVGFATSFMVLFSKKNYSKSFFLGLFLFSLAVVSIYNFYLSANVFKDFPDLFMITKSFIFLSAPCAFLYVRSVLFPNSAFKKFDWFHFLPFLIYFSLTIVVWIGNYTDFYFIDYLSQKIKSPFSMLSLSVWLIYAFCQTMMILNYDIKRFKENNHLNRVKILSWIRVYNLTVLFLFSTLFVHFFLINNNVDNIDYSCYILISSVLVFTVGWLYFKPQIFYDANEIEMYDLAADDLISFSAQEAKNSLPIVKELTPEKRKLYLAKLDSIFASKKLFLKKDLVIRDISEETGITVNNLSNLINSEFNLHFQDYINLKRIEYFKEKINDSDWKDLSLEGMAWASGFKSRTTCFRAFIKHTGKSPSEYFRIIRISPEKNNSYFFKQSTN, from the coding sequence ATGATCGATATAGTACTTTCACTTTTCTTTTTTATAGCGACAATTGTAGGTTTTGCTACTTCATTTATGGTTCTTTTTTCAAAGAAAAACTATTCTAAAAGTTTCTTCTTAGGACTGTTTTTGTTTAGCCTTGCTGTTGTAAGCATCTATAATTTTTACTTATCGGCCAATGTTTTTAAAGATTTCCCTGATTTGTTTATGATCACCAAATCGTTTATTTTTTTATCGGCTCCTTGTGCATTTTTGTATGTTCGAAGTGTTTTGTTTCCTAACTCAGCCTTTAAAAAATTCGACTGGTTTCATTTTCTTCCATTTTTAATCTATTTTTCGCTGACCATTGTAGTATGGATTGGTAATTACACTGATTTTTATTTCATAGATTACCTTTCGCAAAAAATAAAAAGTCCTTTCTCAATGTTAAGTCTTAGTGTATGGCTCATATATGCTTTCTGCCAGACTATGATGATCTTAAATTATGACATAAAAAGATTTAAAGAAAATAATCATTTAAACCGTGTAAAAATTTTAAGCTGGATAAGAGTTTATAATCTTACGGTGTTGTTTTTATTCTCTACACTTTTTGTTCATTTCTTTTTAATAAACAACAATGTCGATAACATAGATTATTCATGTTACATTCTTATTTCTTCCGTATTAGTTTTTACGGTAGGATGGCTGTATTTTAAACCACAGATTTTTTATGATGCAAACGAAATCGAAATGTATGATTTGGCCGCAGATGATTTAATATCTTTTTCTGCACAGGAAGCAAAAAATTCACTTCCGATAGTTAAGGAATTAACTCCCGAAAAAAGAAAATTATATCTGGCTAAATTAGACAGCATTTTTGCCTCAAAAAAACTCTTTTTAAAGAAAGATCTGGTAATTCGTGATATTTCAGAAGAAACCGGAATTACGGTAAACAACCTTTCTAATCTGATTAATTCAGAGTTTAACCTGCATTTTCAGGATTATATCAATCTAAAAAGAATCGAATATTTTAAAGAAAAAATAAACGATTCAGACTGGAAAGATCTTTCGTTAGAAGGAATGGCGTGGGCGTCAGGTTTTAAATCCAGAACAACTTGTTTTAGAGCTTTTATAAAACATACCGGAAAATCTCCTTCAGAATACTTCAGAATAATCAGGATCAGCCCTGAAAAAAACAATTCCTATTTCTTTAAACAATCAACAAATTGA
- a CDS encoding transporter, whose translation MKLKQRPAIKSAFTILFLSVCFLGNAQLKGGHILGAMGLQSGTQAPANALSVYIPAYLYDAGSLRDANGNESANPDLTMFLTGIGANYVSSFKILGANYGATLLVAFASNTIQGNTIDSKNSLAFTDMYFQPVQLGWHEKRADFVFSYQLYLPTGKFTAGASDNAGLGMLMNEFSAGTTLFFNDKKTFHFSVLASYEINGKKKDTDIKTGDILSLDGGLGKTFYMLNAEKTAPTGILNAGIIYYLQYKVSNDKIPIGNFVLEPDKDRIAAVGAEVNYFHIGCKTSAGLRWLPEFGAHNRFQGNTFFLTLAHVFSLAKEKKE comes from the coding sequence ATGAAATTAAAACAAAGACCAGCAATAAAATCAGCGTTTACAATATTATTCCTTTCCGTTTGTTTTTTAGGAAATGCACAGCTCAAAGGCGGGCATATTTTAGGGGCAATGGGATTACAATCCGGGACACAAGCGCCGGCAAATGCTTTAAGTGTTTATATACCAGCTTATTTATATGATGCCGGTTCATTGAGAGATGCCAACGGAAACGAATCAGCAAATCCTGATTTAACCATGTTTTTAACGGGAATTGGAGCCAATTATGTAAGCAGTTTTAAAATATTGGGAGCCAATTACGGAGCGACACTTTTAGTAGCTTTTGCCTCAAACACAATTCAGGGAAATACCATTGATTCAAAAAACTCACTTGCATTTACAGACATGTATTTTCAGCCAGTTCAATTGGGCTGGCATGAAAAAAGAGCCGATTTTGTGTTTAGTTATCAATTATATCTTCCCACCGGAAAATTTACCGCAGGAGCTTCAGACAATGCAGGATTAGGAATGCTTATGAATGAATTTTCAGCTGGAACAACTTTGTTTTTTAATGATAAAAAAACGTTTCATTTTTCTGTTTTGGCATCTTATGAAATAAACGGAAAAAAGAAAGATACAGATATAAAAACTGGAGACATTTTGAGTCTTGATGGCGGTTTAGGAAAAACTTTTTACATGCTAAATGCCGAAAAAACCGCACCAACAGGAATTTTAAATGCTGGTATAATTTATTATTTACAATATAAAGTGTCAAATGATAAAATCCCGATAGGTAATTTTGTACTTGAACCAGACAAAGACAGAATTGCTGCTGTGGGTGCTGAGGTAAACTATTTTCATATTGGCTGTAAAACTTCTGCAGGACTTCGATGGCTTCCGGAATTTGGTGCTCACAATCGTTTTCAGGGAAACACTTTTTTCCTTACTCTGGCACATGTGTTTAGTTTAGCAAAAGAAAAGAAAGAATAA
- a CDS encoding type II CAAX endopeptidase family protein, translated as METLTTKQKIFNFPLTKIILGLIACLLIINIGQFFAGKLLLQTSLDKDYRNLIKGIIVCGLALISYIDFFKYYEKRTITELAVKGLARNLIIGILIGVVLQSLTILVIYLNGDYEILSVNPFSFIIIPLTIAFTAAIIEEILVRGILFRIMEEKLGSYFALIISALIFGALHLVNEHSTLLSALCITIEAGLLLGAAFIYTRNLWFPIAIHFAWNFMQSGIFGAITSGNAKTNSLLISKIQGSEFITGGDFGPEGSVQAVIFCSAASIILLALSRKENKIIKPYWKK; from the coding sequence ATGGAAACGCTTACCACAAAACAAAAAATATTCAATTTCCCATTAACCAAAATTATTTTAGGATTAATTGCTTGTCTTTTAATAATTAATATTGGGCAGTTCTTTGCGGGGAAATTATTACTGCAAACTTCTCTAGACAAAGATTATAGAAATCTTATAAAAGGAATTATTGTGTGTGGTTTAGCTTTAATAAGTTATATTGACTTTTTTAAATATTATGAAAAAAGAACCATAACAGAATTAGCTGTAAAAGGACTTGCCAGAAATTTAATCATTGGAATTTTAATTGGTGTAGTTTTACAATCGCTTACAATTTTGGTAATTTACCTTAATGGCGATTATGAAATTCTTTCTGTAAATCCGTTTTCGTTTATCATTATTCCGCTTACAATTGCTTTTACCGCGGCAATTATCGAGGAGATTTTGGTTCGCGGAATCCTTTTTAGAATTATGGAAGAAAAACTGGGAAGTTATTTTGCCTTAATAATTTCGGCACTTATTTTTGGCGCTCTGCATTTGGTAAACGAACATAGTACTTTACTTTCTGCATTATGTATTACTATTGAAGCCGGATTATTATTAGGCGCTGCTTTTATTTATACCAGAAATTTATGGTTCCCAATCGCGATTCACTTTGCGTGGAATTTTATGCAATCGGGAATTTTCGGCGCCATCACATCCGGAAACGCCAAAACAAACAGCTTACTGATTTCTAAAATTCAGGGTTCTGAATTTATTACCGGAGGAGATTTTGGTCCCGAAGGTTCTGTTCAGGCAGTTATATTTTGCTCTGCAGCTTCTATTATATTATTGGCTTTAAGCCGAAAGGAAAATAAAATTATTAAACCGTATTGGAAGAAATAA
- a CDS encoding helix-turn-helix transcriptional regulator, whose protein sequence is MYELEKEQYLGNTKNIFTTSNGIAVVETEYQNKVYEGWHSHNNAHITLFLKGGTTEKRKNFSETVGSGSLLFYHSDELHLNQNTLFPSRNINIEIEENLLKELQMSEAVLEKSIQNSAFTKFLILKIFKETLTADAFSADTITMLFSQISNAQNHLERFEKSPFWVKSLQELLNDCWNENPNLQDLATVLNLNPITISKHFPKYFGCTLGEYMRRIKINRSLSLIQTHESNLTEIALECGFADQSHFIRTFKNQTGFLPKQFQKL, encoded by the coding sequence ATGTACGAACTCGAAAAAGAGCAATATTTAGGTAATACTAAAAACATTTTTACAACTTCAAACGGAATTGCGGTTGTCGAAACCGAATACCAAAATAAGGTTTACGAAGGCTGGCATTCGCACAATAACGCACACATAACGCTTTTCCTGAAAGGCGGAACTACTGAAAAAAGAAAAAATTTCAGCGAAACAGTCGGTTCCGGTTCGTTATTATTTTATCATAGTGATGAACTTCATTTAAACCAAAATACACTTTTTCCTTCCCGAAATATTAATATTGAAATTGAAGAAAACCTGCTGAAAGAACTTCAAATGTCTGAAGCTGTACTCGAAAAATCGATTCAAAATTCGGCATTTACCAAATTTCTTATTCTGAAGATTTTCAAGGAAACGCTTACCGCTGATGCTTTTTCTGCCGATACGATTACGATGCTTTTTTCGCAGATTTCGAATGCTCAAAATCATTTGGAACGATTTGAAAAAAGTCCATTTTGGGTCAAAAGTTTACAGGAATTACTGAACGATTGTTGGAACGAAAACCCGAATTTGCAGGATTTAGCGACGGTTTTAAACTTAAATCCCATTACGATTTCAAAACATTTTCCGAAATATTTTGGCTGTACTTTGGGAGAATATATGCGGAGAATTAAAATTAATCGTTCGCTTTCACTGATACAAACGCACGAAAGTAATTTAACCGAAATCGCCCTCGAATGCGGATTTGCAGATCAGAGTCATTTCATCAGAACGTTTAAAAACCAAACTGGATTTCTGCCCAAACAATTTCAAAAATTGTAA
- a CDS encoding C1 family peptidase, whose product MKSVFAASAFLVGVSGCFAQDILVNSLKLNASDKSKEAFKFTEVVNLGTTSIKNQGSSGTCWSYASNSFLESEMIRLGKQPVELSQVFSARNVYVDKGVNYVRMHGAITLGDGGSLHDVINMYKKYGTVPREVYTGLNYGTDKNKFAEMSALIEGVLAAVVKNPNGELTPNWQKAYAAVIDSYLGKVPDNFNYKGKNYTPQSFAKEVVGINPDEYVEMSSFTTAPYYQKTTLMVPDNWSLDQVYNVKVNDMTDIIDNALKKGYTVAWATDVSEKSFSWKNGVAYVPTKKFDDMTAEEKADMFNGPKAEPEITPEMRQAAFDSYTTTDDHGMHIIGLAKDQTGKEYYIVKNSWGETNDYKGFLFVTKNFVKYKTTALMVNKGGIPAEIAKKLGV is encoded by the coding sequence ATGAAATCAGTTTTCGCGGCATCTGCATTTTTAGTGGGTGTAAGCGGCTGTTTTGCGCAGGACATTTTGGTAAATTCCTTAAAGCTAAATGCGAGTGATAAAAGTAAAGAAGCTTTTAAATTCACCGAAGTAGTTAACTTAGGAACAACGTCGATTAAAAACCAGGGTTCATCCGGAACTTGCTGGAGTTATGCATCAAACTCATTTTTAGAGTCAGAAATGATTCGTTTAGGAAAACAGCCTGTTGAACTTTCTCAGGTATTTTCGGCAAGAAATGTGTATGTTGACAAAGGTGTAAATTATGTTCGTATGCACGGCGCAATCACTTTAGGTGACGGAGGTTCGCTGCACGACGTAATTAATATGTACAAAAAATACGGAACCGTACCAAGAGAAGTTTACACAGGTTTGAACTACGGAACGGATAAAAATAAATTTGCCGAAATGTCTGCTCTTATCGAAGGTGTTTTGGCTGCGGTGGTTAAAAATCCAAACGGAGAGTTAACTCCAAACTGGCAAAAAGCGTATGCTGCCGTTATCGATTCTTATTTAGGAAAAGTGCCGGATAACTTCAATTACAAAGGAAAAAATTATACGCCGCAGTCTTTTGCAAAAGAAGTGGTAGGAATTAATCCTGACGAATATGTAGAAATGTCTTCGTTTACAACGGCTCCATATTACCAAAAAACAACTTTAATGGTACCAGATAACTGGTCATTAGATCAGGTTTACAACGTAAAAGTAAACGACATGACCGATATTATCGACAATGCATTGAAAAAAGGTTATACAGTGGCTTGGGCGACAGACGTAAGCGAGAAAAGCTTTAGCTGGAAAAACGGTGTGGCATACGTACCAACAAAGAAATTTGACGACATGACTGCCGAAGAAAAAGCAGATATGTTTAACGGACCAAAAGCTGAACCGGAAATTACTCCAGAAATGCGTCAGGCAGCGTTTGACAGCTACACCACTACAGACGACCACGGAATGCATATTATTGGTCTTGCAAAAGATCAAACCGGAAAAGAATACTATATCGTAAAAAATTCCTGGGGAGAAACAAACGACTACAAAGGTTTCTTATTTGTAACCAAAAATTTCGTGAAATATAAAACAACTGCCTTAATGGTAAACAAAGGCGGAATTCCTGCTGAAATTGCTAAGAAATTAGGGGTTTAA
- a CDS encoding TIGR04255 family protein, whose protein sequence is MFGFPNVDHSIKETFTRNFLRTVTIQFRFEENNVICDNKGQILTEFAEKYPRMHDNVSKNYEIQFQHETPIVNTTRGQGFSLKSNDGNKTIIFTPTSIDININGLGYKNFADIQNFEINKIKNLLISFNILNVTRIAIRKINIIGIKIPENTSLTQIAKDLLNERIAYSLDTYPMEEFIQQNVNSVNYVKDKDGLNLKSGLTVQPNSANVNPNLGHLICDIDRYNAENINCENLSEIFRKLNEEIFDIFIWFLNSKSVKILNNE, encoded by the coding sequence ATGTTTGGATTTCCTAATGTAGACCATTCAATTAAAGAGACTTTTACACGTAATTTTTTAAGAACAGTTACTATTCAGTTTAGATTTGAAGAAAATAATGTTATATGCGATAATAAGGGTCAAATTTTAACTGAATTTGCAGAGAAGTATCCTAGAATGCATGATAATGTTTCAAAAAATTACGAAATTCAGTTTCAACATGAAACCCCAATTGTAAATACAACTAGAGGGCAAGGATTTTCTCTTAAATCTAACGATGGAAATAAAACAATTATTTTTACCCCTACTTCAATAGATATCAATATTAATGGCTTAGGATATAAAAACTTCGCAGATATTCAAAACTTTGAAATAAATAAGATAAAAAATCTATTGATTTCATTTAATATTTTGAATGTAACAAGAATTGCAATTAGAAAAATTAATATAATCGGAATAAAAATACCTGAAAATACAAGCTTAACTCAGATAGCAAAAGATTTATTAAACGAAAGGATTGCTTATAGTTTAGATACATACCCGATGGAAGAATTTATCCAACAAAATGTCAATAGCGTTAATTACGTAAAGGACAAAGATGGATTAAATTTAAAATCAGGATTAACAGTTCAGCCTAACAGCGCAAATGTAAACCCTAACTTAGGACATTTAATTTGTGATATTGATAGATATAACGCAGAAAACATCAATTGTGAAAATCTTTCAGAGATATTTAGAAAATTAAATGAAGAAATTTTTGATATTTTTATATGGTTCTTAAATAGTAAATCGGTAAAAATCTTAAACAATGAATGA
- a CDS encoding helix-turn-helix transcriptional regulator: MSTLTKPNHIGRKISRIRELRDMKQEALAQALGTNQQTISAIENSETIDEEKLKAIAEALGVSVEGIKNFSEEAILNNIQNNYEGSVVHSGPTVNHNCSFNPLDKVVELYERLVQAEKDKVEYLEKLLEGK, encoded by the coding sequence ATGAGCACACTAACAAAACCAAATCATATAGGGCGAAAAATAAGCCGCATTCGTGAACTTCGTGATATGAAGCAGGAAGCTTTGGCGCAGGCTTTAGGCACAAACCAGCAGACTATTTCTGCTATTGAAAACAGCGAAACTATTGACGAGGAAAAACTGAAAGCAATTGCCGAAGCTTTGGGCGTGTCTGTTGAAGGAATTAAAAATTTCTCTGAAGAAGCTATTTTAAATAACATTCAAAATAACTACGAAGGTTCTGTTGTTCATAGTGGACCAACTGTAAATCATAATTGCTCTTTTAATCCTCTTGATAAAGTTGTGGAACTTTATGAGCGTTTGGTTCAGGCTGAGAAAGATAAGGTTGAGTATTTGGAGAAGTTGTTGGAAGGAAAGTAG